In Accipiter gentilis unplaced genomic scaffold, bAccGen1.1, whole genome shotgun sequence, the following are encoded in one genomic region:
- the LOC126037054 gene encoding ubiquitin carboxyl-terminal hydrolase 42-like, with amino-acid sequence MAAMGNDSLIAKEMAPQQRILFPPEKICMDWQQRQRAGAGLHNLGNTCFVNSVLQCLTYTAPLANYLLSREHSQSCRQQDFCMMCIMEAHVNKVLHSLVSAIQPSAVISVLTRIGEHFQLGRQEDAHEFLRYTVDAMQRACLSGSSELDTSSQETTIIHQIFGGFLRSRVTCLSCKAVSDSYEAFLGVPLDIKAASSVTAALEDFVKPEQLDGENCFKCSKCDKMVAASKGFTVHCAPRVLTVCLKRFEDCTGRKISKVVEYPEYLDLQPYMSQTAGEVLLYSFYAVLVHHGDSCGEGHYLCYTKASNGLWYKMNDMAVDGCGIETVLRQQAYLLFYVR; translated from the exons ATGGCCGCAATGGGGAACGACTCCC TCATTGCCAAGGAAATGGCTCCACAACAAAGGATCCTCTTTCCCCCGGAGAAGATTTGCATGGATTGGCAGCAAAGACAGAGAGCTGGAGCAGGACTGCACAACCTGGGCAATACGTGCTTCGTCAACTCCGTCCTGCAGTGCCTGACGTACACAGCCCCTCTGGCCAACTACCTGCTCTCTCGTGAGCACAGCCAGTCGT GTCGTCAGCAAGACTTCTGCATGATGTGCATAATGGAAGCGCACGTTAACAAGGTCCTGCATTCCTTGGTCAGTGCCATCCAGCCTAGCGCTGTCATCAGTGTCCTCACAC GAATAGGAGAACATTTCCAGCTTGGCAGGCAGGAAGATGCCCACGAGTTCCTACGCTATACTGTCGATGCCATGCAGAGAGCTTGTCTGAGTGGAAGCAGCGA ATTGGACACGTCTTCTCAAGAAACTACCATCATCCATCAAATATTTGGGGGCTTTCTGAGATCCAG AGTCACGTGCTTGAGCTGCAAAGCAGTTTCCGATTCCTACGAGGCTTTCCTGGGTGTCCCTTTGGATATAAAG GCAGCCTcttctgtcactgcagctctGGAGGACTTTGTGAAACCGGAGCAGCTGGATGGTGAAAACTGCTTTAAATGTAGCAA GTGTGACAAGATGGTTGCTGCCTCCAAGGGGTTTACAGTCCATTGCGCGCCCAGGGTTCTCACAGTGTGTCTGAAAAGGTTTGAAGATTGCACCGGCAGGAAGATCAGCAAG GTTGTGGAGTATCCTGAGTACTTGGATCTTCAGCCATACATGTCCCAGACAGCCGGAGAAGTGCTCCTCTACTCCTTCTATGCTGTCCTGGTGCATCATGGTGACAGCTGTGGTGAAGGACACTATTTGTGCTACACAAAG GCCAGCAATGGACTGTGGTACAAGATGAACGACATGGCTGTGGATGGTTGTGGCATCGAGACAGTTCTCAGGCAGCAAGCCTATTTACTGTTTTATGTCAGGTGA